In Deinococcus sp. QL22, the following are encoded in one genomic region:
- a CDS encoding glutamate ligase domain-containing protein, producing the protein MDALADPDLPDYDWFYARTRNGRTRGPEVARALLDAQGSPDAAFTSVRVVGTNGKGSTCAMLEAGLISAGVPAGRFTSPHLIRFEERVRVNGQEVAPARVAAFIRLARRESWDGAFFDLSLLLACTVFAETGVRVAVMEAGVGGVSDATQALHNVSAVALTNVALDHVGVLGATVAQIARDKALAARPGVPLLTTASGEALEVIRDVCEEQNAPLYTPTTHPTLFALPHAPALLGAHQHSNAALALATLRLLGYEAGAEAALAAPHPARLEQFGLEGKTVLIDGAHNPHATHALAAAVPRADVLLFGNLARKDTAATLAPLLAVAPVRVFTAPGDLATSPQELAEQYGGEGIHDSARALARALALTPAGGTLLVAGSLYLAGSVCEWLSSGFTEPSDG; encoded by the coding sequence ATGGACGCTCTAGCCGATCCCGACTTGCCCGATTACGACTGGTTCTATGCCCGCACCCGCAATGGGCGCACGCGGGGGCCAGAAGTGGCGCGGGCGCTGCTGGACGCTCAAGGCTCGCCCGACGCCGCATTCACCTCTGTTCGGGTGGTGGGCACCAACGGCAAGGGTAGCACCTGCGCCATGCTGGAAGCCGGACTGATCTCAGCGGGCGTGCCTGCAGGCCGCTTTACCAGCCCCCACCTGATCCGGTTCGAGGAACGGGTGCGCGTGAACGGGCAGGAAGTGGCCCCGGCGCGGGTGGCGGCCTTTATCCGGCTGGCGCGGCGGGAAAGCTGGGACGGCGCGTTTTTTGACCTGTCGCTCTTGCTGGCCTGCACCGTCTTTGCCGAAACAGGCGTGCGCGTGGCTGTGATGGAAGCGGGCGTAGGCGGCGTGAGTGACGCGACGCAGGCGCTACACAACGTATCGGCGGTGGCGCTGACCAACGTGGCCCTCGATCATGTGGGTGTGCTGGGAGCAACAGTGGCCCAGATCGCCCGCGACAAGGCGCTGGCCGCCCGCCCCGGCGTGCCGCTGCTGACCACCGCCTCCGGAGAAGCTCTAGAAGTCATCCGTGACGTGTGTGAGGAGCAGAATGCACCGCTTTACACGCCCACCACGCATCCTACCCTGTTTGCGCTGCCGCACGCTCCGGCGCTGTTGGGGGCACACCAGCACAGCAACGCGGCTTTGGCTTTGGCAACATTGCGCCTGCTGGGATATGAAGCCGGGGCAGAAGCCGCCCTTGCCGCCCCTCATCCGGCCCGCTTGGAACAGTTCGGGCTGGAAGGCAAAACGGTGCTGATAGACGGCGCACATAACCCGCACGCTACCCACGCCCTCGCCGCCGCCGTGCCGCGTGCCGACGTGCTGCTGTTCGGCAATCTGGCCCGCAAAGACACCGCTGCCACGCTTGCGCCGCTGCTGGCGGTGGCCCCGGTGCGCGTATTCACGGCCCCCGGCGACCTCGCCACTTCGCCGCAAGAATTGGCCGAGCAGTACGGCGGTGAGGGCATCCATGACTCCGCTCGGGCGTTGGCGCGGGCGTTGGCCCTCACCCCGGCGGGCGGCACGCTGTTGGTGGCAGGCAGCCTGTATCTGGCCGGAAGTGTGTGCGAGTGGCTGAGTTCTGGTTTCACAGAACCGAGTGACGGCTAG
- the nth gene encoding endonuclease III → MTVPPSRPSVPKAKAAARLPAGAKGRAPQVLATLHMVYPDARTELNFSSPFELLVATVLSAQATDVSVNAATPALFARYPDAQAMSLAEPADLEPLIRTIGLYRGKARNLAALARLLLERHGGEVPNDFEAVVALPGAGRKTANVVLSNAYGYPAIAVDTHVGRLARRLGLSVQTNPDKVEADLGRLFPRDRWVFLHHALILHGRRVCTARKPDCPACPMRDFCPKVGVLYVGSTL, encoded by the coding sequence GTGACTGTGCCGCCTTCCCGCCCCTCCGTTCCTAAAGCCAAAGCTGCGGCGCGGCTACCCGCCGGGGCCAAAGGCCGCGCTCCGCAGGTGTTGGCGACGCTGCACATGGTGTATCCCGATGCCCGCACCGAGCTGAATTTCTCCAGCCCTTTTGAACTGTTGGTGGCGACTGTTCTGAGCGCACAGGCCACCGACGTGAGCGTGAATGCCGCCACGCCCGCCCTGTTTGCCCGCTACCCCGACGCGCAGGCCATGAGCTTGGCCGAACCCGCCGATCTGGAACCGCTGATTCGCACCATCGGACTGTACCGGGGCAAGGCACGAAACTTGGCGGCGCTGGCCCGCTTGCTGCTGGAGCGGCACGGCGGCGAGGTGCCCAACGACTTCGAGGCGGTGGTGGCGTTGCCGGGAGCGGGGCGCAAAACGGCCAATGTCGTCCTCAGTAACGCCTACGGCTACCCCGCCATTGCCGTGGATACCCATGTAGGACGGCTGGCGCGGCGTCTGGGTCTGAGCGTGCAGACCAACCCCGACAAGGTAGAGGCCGATCTGGGGCGGCTGTTTCCGCGTGACCGCTGGGTATTCTTACACCACGCGCTGATTTTGCACGGGCGGCGCGTGTGCACGGCCCGCAAACCGGATTGCCCCGCCTGCCCCATGCGCGACTTTTGCCCCAAAGTGGGCGTCCTTTACGTTGGATCAACCCTATGA
- a CDS encoding MFS transporter, whose translation MKVRFSNQVWLFLAASFSFGISQAFAALFLNFYLRELGLGAQWQGVLNALPALTLALLALPAAGLARRIGNARALQLGSVLGLVGAVVLASASGPLMAVIGAVVQGAGTAALVVAGSPFMAAHSTPQSRVTLFSVQSALMTGAGFLGNLLGGRIPDLYAVSTGTEADGLGALRAALLVAAGLQALGLIPVLSLRAGNHTPEPGGRTLAVQDRRTMTRLVTPNVLVGLGAGATIPFLNVFIEGKFNISYASLGTLFAWASLATAATALIQPWVVRRLGPLRAVLVVQASSLPFLALLGFAPELWMVTVALFTRGALMNAAGPVYSAHAMTVLSERDRPLYSAVNVIAWDMGWAISSILAGVVRGALPFSVAFNVLFGWTLTMYAGSVLAIYLGLYRPAQRAGTLGQKPVGGVGD comes from the coding sequence ATGAAAGTCCGTTTTTCCAATCAGGTGTGGCTGTTTTTGGCCGCCAGCTTCAGCTTCGGCATTTCTCAGGCTTTTGCGGCGCTGTTCCTCAATTTTTACCTGCGGGAATTGGGGCTGGGGGCGCAGTGGCAGGGCGTTCTGAATGCGTTGCCCGCCCTCACTCTGGCCTTGTTGGCGCTTCCGGCGGCAGGGCTAGCGCGGCGGATCGGCAATGCCCGCGCCCTGCAACTGGGCAGCGTGTTGGGGTTGGTGGGGGCGGTGGTGCTGGCCTCGGCATCCGGCCCACTGATGGCGGTGATCGGCGCAGTGGTGCAGGGCGCGGGCACGGCGGCGCTGGTGGTGGCCGGGTCGCCCTTTATGGCCGCGCACTCCACGCCGCAAAGCCGCGTCACGCTGTTTAGCGTACAGAGCGCCCTGATGACCGGAGCGGGCTTTTTGGGCAACCTGCTGGGCGGGCGCATTCCCGACCTGTACGCGGTCAGCACCGGAACCGAGGCCGATGGACTGGGCGCGTTGCGGGCGGCATTGTTGGTGGCTGCAGGGTTGCAAGCGCTGGGCCTGATTCCGGTGCTCAGTCTGCGGGCAGGCAACCACACACCGGAGCCGGGGGGCCGTACCCTCGCCGTGCAAGACCGCCGCACCATGACCCGCCTGGTCACACCCAACGTGCTGGTCGGGCTGGGTGCGGGGGCCACCATTCCCTTTCTGAACGTGTTTATCGAGGGCAAATTCAATATCAGCTATGCCAGTCTCGGCACGCTGTTCGCGTGGGCCAGCCTTGCCACTGCCGCCACTGCCCTGATTCAGCCGTGGGTGGTGCGCCGTTTGGGGCCGCTGCGGGCCGTGCTGGTGGTGCAGGCCAGCAGTTTGCCGTTTCTGGCCCTGCTGGGATTTGCCCCCGAACTGTGGATGGTCACGGTGGCCCTGTTTACACGCGGCGCACTGATGAACGCGGCCGGCCCGGTCTATTCCGCGCACGCCATGACGGTTCTGAGCGAAAGAGACCGCCCGCTGTATTCCGCCGTCAACGTGATTGCCTGGGACATGGGCTGGGCCATCAGCAGCATTCTGGCAGGCGTGGTGCGCGGGGCATTGCCCTTTAGTGTCGCCTTCAACGTGCTGTTCGGGTGGACACTGACCATGTACGCGGGCAGTGTGCTGGCTATTTATCTGGGGTTATACCGTCCGGCACAGCGGGCAGGCACGCTGGGGCAGAAACCGGTGGGTGGTGTGGGGGACTGA
- a CDS encoding isoprenyl transferase: protein MSNGTDGKPKNSALTMALTTAQKGRSAARGALLWGYEQRLAREVKAHGKLPRHLGLILDGNRRFARAAGVQREVGHSFGADKAHEVLQWCLELGIPAATIWVLSTDNAGRDAEELAHILSLLEREARNLATDPRIHANRVRVRAIGQHHAFPAQVLDALKDLEEKTAGYDGMRLNIAVGYGGREEIVDAVKLHLQAQAAAGLTLEQAADALEPDHISAHLYTADTPDPDFIIRTSGEIRLSGFMLWQSVYSEYYFCDVYWPGFRRVDFLRALRDFQGRERRFGR, encoded by the coding sequence ATGAGCAACGGCACGGACGGCAAACCGAAAAACAGCGCCCTCACGATGGCCCTGACCACCGCCCAAAAAGGTCGGAGCGCGGCGCGTGGGGCCTTACTGTGGGGTTACGAACAGCGTCTGGCACGCGAAGTGAAGGCGCATGGCAAGCTGCCGCGTCATCTGGGCCTGATCTTGGATGGCAACCGCCGTTTTGCCCGCGCCGCCGGAGTTCAGCGCGAGGTGGGGCATTCCTTCGGGGCCGACAAAGCCCATGAAGTGCTGCAATGGTGCCTGGAGTTGGGCATTCCCGCCGCCACCATCTGGGTACTAAGCACCGACAACGCCGGGCGCGACGCAGAAGAACTGGCTCATATTCTGAGTCTGCTGGAGCGAGAGGCCCGCAACCTCGCTACAGACCCGCGCATTCACGCCAACCGCGTGCGTGTGCGGGCCATCGGGCAGCACCACGCGTTCCCGGCGCAGGTGCTGGACGCCCTGAAAGACCTGGAAGAAAAAACCGCTGGCTACGACGGCATGCGCCTGAATATCGCGGTGGGCTACGGGGGCCGGGAAGAGATCGTGGACGCCGTGAAGTTGCACCTGCAAGCACAGGCCGCAGCTGGACTGACGCTGGAGCAGGCCGCCGACGCTCTGGAGCCGGATCACATCAGTGCCCATCTGTACACCGCCGACACGCCCGACCCCGATTTTATTATTCGTACCAGCGGTGAGATCCGGCTGTCGGGCTTTATGCTCTGGCAGAGTGTATACAGCGAATATTACTTTTGCGACGTGTACTGGCCGGGGTTCAGGCGCGTGGATTTCCTGCGTGCCCTGCGCGATTTTCAGGGGCGGGAACGGCGGTTTGGGCGCTGA
- a CDS encoding DMT family transporter has protein sequence MTVPVPPTAPARPSPALDSLSLAAILVTIVFWASSFAGIRAGLEAFSPGHLTLYRFLVASAALGIFALFTRIPLPPLPDLARIALLSFSGITLYHICLNYGEVSVPAGTASLIIAAGPVITALLATRFGNERLNLVGWIGTLISFSGVALIVLGKGESVNFTQGALLILAAALFTSLYFVFQKPLLARMKPLHFTVWSLMLGTIPMLIFLPGFGSELARAPLAAHVAVIYIGLFPAALAYITWSFALSRVGANTTASFLYVSPVLAILIGWLWLNEVPGVISLVGGAISIAGVILVNTLGKPRKA, from the coding sequence GTGACTGTTCCCGTGCCGCCCACTGCTCCTGCTCGTCCGTCTCCGGCCCTGGATTCGTTGTCGTTGGCCGCCATTCTGGTCACCATCGTGTTCTGGGCGTCGTCGTTTGCGGGCATTCGCGCAGGGCTGGAGGCGTTTTCGCCGGGGCATCTCACGCTGTACCGCTTCTTGGTCGCCAGTGCTGCACTGGGCATATTCGCGCTATTCACGCGCATTCCGCTGCCGCCCCTGCCTGATCTGGCCCGCATCGCCCTGCTCAGTTTTTCGGGCATCACGCTGTACCACATCTGCCTGAATTACGGAGAAGTCAGCGTGCCCGCCGGAACCGCCAGCCTGATTATTGCGGCGGGGCCAGTCATCACGGCACTCTTGGCGACCCGTTTCGGCAACGAGCGGCTGAATCTGGTGGGCTGGATCGGCACCCTGATCAGCTTTTCGGGCGTGGCCCTGATCGTGCTGGGCAAGGGCGAAAGCGTGAACTTTACGCAGGGCGCCCTGCTGATTCTGGCCGCCGCGCTGTTTACCAGCCTGTATTTCGTGTTCCAGAAACCCCTGCTGGCCCGCATGAAACCGCTGCACTTTACGGTCTGGTCACTGATGCTGGGCACCATTCCCATGCTGATCTTCCTGCCCGGATTCGGCTCCGAGTTGGCCCGCGCACCGCTGGCCGCGCATGTGGCCGTCATTTACATCGGGCTGTTTCCGGCGGCGCTGGCCTATATCACTTGGTCGTTTGCGCTGTCGCGGGTGGGGGCCAATACCACCGCGTCGTTCCTGTATGTCAGCCCGGTGCTGGCCATCCTGATCGGCTGGCTGTGGCTGAATGAGGTGCCTGGAGTTATCAGTCTGGTGGGCGGCGCGATTTCCATTGCGGGCGTGATTTTGGTCAATACGTTGGGCAAGCCGAGGAAGGCATGA
- a CDS encoding ABC transporter permease subunit, with amino-acid sequence MSVSAFPSSHTVSTDTAPIQLEDVTVRLGGETVLSGVTLDVRRGEFLAIIGPSGGGKSTLLRVIAGLLKPQSGRVEVSSAPALVFQDYRLLPWRSALRNVQLPHDLGVGDLGKEGGLSAREALHLVGMDAYADYFPAQLSGGMRARVALARALAQSGDVLLLDEPFAALDALVRERFNAELRHLHEKTGRTTVLVTHSIREAATLADRVAVLRDGRIVDILDTRIKAVPPAPTATEGRLRDLLGTGDSTRIRAERPPPKPRFPWAPAAALLVGLLVWEIAARAIGVPLLLPAPAHVWGELLKTPAEFAEATWGTARIALLGALVGGVAGILIGYPLGKRPGLERLLSPYVIASQSTPIVVLAPLLITWFGFTLIPAVLVSALSALYPIMIATIVGVREVDRTYQELFLSLRANFWQRLTRLELPGALPVMLGGLRLSLSLALIGAVVWEFVSNQKPGLGFLVNQARAYYQTPRQFAAIALLILLGVALYLGVTTLERRVMRRRGRVG; translated from the coding sequence ATGAGCGTGTCCGCGTTCCCATCCAGCCACACAGTGTCTACCGACACCGCACCCATTCAGCTAGAGGATGTGACCGTGCGCCTCGGCGGCGAAACTGTGCTGTCGGGCGTCACGCTGGATGTGCGGCGCGGCGAGTTTCTGGCAATCATCGGCCCCAGCGGTGGCGGCAAAAGTACCCTGCTGCGCGTGATCGCGGGCCTGCTGAAGCCGCAATCCGGGCGGGTCGAGGTGTCGTCGGCCCCTGCCCTGGTCTTTCAGGATTACCGATTGCTGCCCTGGCGTTCTGCGCTGCGGAATGTGCAGTTACCGCACGATCTGGGCGTGGGAGACTTGGGCAAGGAGGGCGGCCTCAGCGCCCGCGAAGCCCTGCATCTGGTGGGCATGGACGCCTACGCCGACTATTTTCCGGCGCAGTTGTCGGGCGGCATGCGGGCGCGGGTGGCGCTGGCACGGGCGTTGGCCCAGAGCGGCGATGTGCTGCTGCTGGACGAACCGTTTGCCGCCCTGGACGCACTGGTACGAGAACGCTTCAACGCCGAATTGCGCCATCTGCACGAGAAAACGGGCCGCACCACCGTGCTGGTCACGCATTCCATCCGCGAGGCCGCCACACTGGCTGACCGGGTGGCCGTGCTCAGGGATGGGCGCATCGTGGATATTCTGGACACCCGCATCAAAGCCGTGCCGCCCGCCCCCACTGCCACAGAGGGCCGCCTGCGCGACTTGCTGGGCACCGGAGACAGCACCCGGATTCGCGCCGAGCGCCCACCACCCAAACCCCGTTTTCCCTGGGCACCCGCCGCCGCGCTGCTGGTGGGCCTGCTGGTGTGGGAAATCGCGGCCCGCGCCATCGGGGTGCCGCTGCTGCTGCCCGCGCCCGCGCATGTCTGGGGCGAGCTTCTCAAAACACCCGCCGAATTTGCCGAAGCGACGTGGGGCACGGCCCGAATTGCTCTGCTCGGGGCGTTGGTGGGCGGCGTAGCGGGCATTCTGATCGGCTATCCGCTGGGCAAACGGCCCGGTCTGGAGCGGCTGCTCAGTCCGTATGTCATCGCCTCGCAAAGTACACCCATCGTGGTGCTGGCCCCGCTGCTGATCACCTGGTTCGGCTTTACCCTCATTCCCGCCGTGCTGGTCAGCGCCCTCAGCGCCTTGTATCCCATCATGATCGCCACCATTGTCGGCGTACGCGAGGTAGACCGCACCTATCAGGAACTGTTTCTGAGCCTGCGGGCCAACTTCTGGCAACGCCTGACCCGCCTAGAATTGCCCGGAGCCCTGCCCGTGATGCTAGGCGGCCTGCGCCTCTCGCTGAGCCTCGCCCTGATCGGCGCGGTGGTCTGGGAATTTGTGAGCAACCAGAAGCCGGGGCTGGGCTTTCTGGTCAATCAGGCGCGGGCCTACTACCAGACGCCCCGGCAGTTTGCGGCCATTGCCCTCCTGATCTTGCTAGGTGTGGCGCTGTATCTAGGTGTAACAACGCTGGAACGCCGGGTGATGCGTCGGCGGGGGCGGGTGGGGTAG
- a CDS encoding NUDIX domain-containing protein has protein sequence MERPLVCVGALVWGPDGRVLLVRTTKWQGAWGVPGGKLEWGETLETATRREFLEETGLVLQEVRYAQTQEAVLSGEFHKPSHMLLIDFFARADTFDIAPNEEIEAWAWVELAEAHTYPLNSFTRTLIDLALQQREV, from the coding sequence ATGGAAAGGCCGCTGGTGTGTGTGGGTGCGTTGGTGTGGGGGCCAGATGGCCGGGTGCTGCTGGTGAGAACCACCAAATGGCAGGGCGCGTGGGGCGTGCCAGGCGGCAAATTGGAGTGGGGCGAAACGCTGGAAACTGCCACCAGGCGCGAGTTTTTAGAGGAAACGGGCCTCGTTTTGCAGGAGGTGCGCTACGCCCAGACGCAGGAAGCTGTGTTGTCCGGGGAGTTTCACAAGCCCTCGCACATGCTCCTGATCGATTTTTTTGCGCGGGCCGACACCTTCGATATTGCGCCTAATGAAGAAATAGAGGCTTGGGCATGGGTGGAACTGGCCGAGGCCCACACCTACCCGCTGAACTCGTTTACACGCACGCTGATTGATCTGGCGCTTCAGCAGAGGGAAGTGTGA
- the tmpR gene encoding bifunctional dihydropteridine reductase/dihydrofolate reductase TmpR, with protein MTTTTARTGTALVTGAARGIGRALAVALATEGFNVAVHYRGSESDAQETAQLCELAGEMAGVQAVILQADLTQPQHARELVQRAHATLPGSPLAVLVNNVGNYVHKPLLDTTDADWADMLGSNLTATFATCQAAAPLLRESGYGRIINLGYAGASNLVARPGIVPYVIAKAGVLHLSRALAVTLAGTGVSVNVVSPGVIETSISQPLREIPAGRPGTVAELVDAALYFVRASDYVTGQELEVAGGWNL; from the coding sequence GTGACCACAACAACTGCCCGCACAGGTACGGCGCTGGTCACGGGTGCGGCACGCGGAATTGGGCGGGCGCTGGCAGTGGCGCTGGCCACCGAGGGCTTCAACGTAGCGGTGCATTACCGGGGCAGCGAATCCGATGCACAGGAAACGGCGCAGCTGTGTGAACTGGCGGGTGAGATGGCTGGCGTGCAGGCTGTCATTCTTCAAGCCGATTTGACCCAGCCCCAGCACGCGCGGGAATTGGTGCAGCGGGCGCACGCCACGTTGCCCGGTTCGCCGCTGGCCGTGCTGGTCAACAACGTGGGCAACTACGTACATAAGCCTCTGCTGGACACCACTGACGCCGACTGGGCCGACATGCTGGGCAGCAACCTGACCGCCACGTTTGCCACCTGTCAGGCCGCCGCGCCGCTGCTGCGCGAATCGGGCTATGGCCGGATCATCAATCTGGGTTACGCGGGGGCAAGCAATCTGGTGGCCCGCCCCGGCATCGTGCCCTACGTGATCGCCAAAGCGGGCGTGCTGCACCTGTCGCGGGCGTTGGCCGTCACTTTGGCGGGCACAGGCGTCAGCGTGAATGTGGTGTCGCCGGGGGTCATCGAAACCAGCATCAGCCAACCCCTGCGCGAGATTCCCGCCGGACGCCCCGGCACAGTGGCCGAACTCGTAGACGCCGCGCTGTATTTTGTGCGGGCCAGCGACTACGTGACCGGGCAAGAGTTGGAAGTGGCGGGGGGCTGGAATCTCTGA